In Lentisphaerota bacterium, the following proteins share a genomic window:
- a CDS encoding ribulokinase has translation MRKQTSKQAAYALGVDYGTNSCRALLVDVADGTEVASAVFPYPTGEAGIILDPKDPNVARQNPQDYIDGFIHTVATVVRDAAKKVKGFSPEQVVGIGVDTTGSTPLPVNADGIPLAMTPKFRKHPAAQAWLWKDHTGWSEAARITEAAHQAGVPYLAKCGGTYSSEWFWSKIWHCEQTAPEVFDAAYTWVELCDFVPAFVTGNMKPERIARSICAAGHKAMFGTAWGGLPSKAFLKKLSPKLAALRDRLYETTMASDEIAGFLTEDLARAVGLPRGVPVAVGAFDAHHGAVGAGIKPGRLVKIIGTSTCDILVGPERAAIADIPGVCGLVPGSVVPGMIGLEAGQSAVGDIFLWFARNGCPAEYRRASDGASIAALEQAAAGQKPGASGLVALDWNNGNRTVLVDPLLSGLMVGQTLHTTAPELFRALVEATAFGACTIIRRFEEHGVAVREVVTCGGIAEKSPFLMQIYADVCNRPMRISRSAQTCALGAAIFGAVAGGAYRTTAAAQKAMTGVKDIVYKPIAAHVKVYAELYEVYRSLHDAFGKTGLHPDLEGVMKKLIAIRQKARQ, from the coding sequence ATGAGGAAACAGACGAGCAAGCAGGCGGCGTATGCGCTGGGCGTGGATTACGGCACGAACAGTTGCCGGGCTTTGTTGGTGGACGTGGCTGACGGAACGGAGGTCGCTTCGGCCGTTTTCCCCTATCCGACCGGTGAAGCGGGAATCATTCTCGACCCGAAGGATCCGAATGTCGCGAGGCAGAATCCGCAGGATTACATCGACGGCTTCATCCACACGGTCGCCACGGTGGTGCGTGATGCGGCTAAAAAGGTCAAAGGTTTTTCTCCCGAACAGGTGGTCGGCATCGGCGTCGACACCACGGGTTCGACGCCGCTGCCGGTGAACGCCGACGGCATTCCGCTGGCGATGACACCGAAATTCCGCAAGCACCCGGCGGCGCAGGCGTGGCTGTGGAAGGACCACACGGGTTGGTCGGAGGCGGCGCGCATCACCGAGGCGGCCCACCAGGCGGGCGTCCCGTATCTGGCCAAGTGCGGCGGCACCTATTCAAGCGAGTGGTTCTGGTCCAAGATCTGGCACTGCGAACAGACGGCTCCCGAGGTATTTGACGCCGCATATACCTGGGTCGAATTGTGCGATTTCGTCCCGGCGTTCGTGACTGGAAACATGAAGCCCGAGCGGATCGCGCGGTCGATTTGCGCGGCCGGGCACAAGGCGATGTTCGGCACGGCTTGGGGCGGACTCCCTTCCAAGGCGTTTCTGAAGAAGCTCTCGCCCAAGCTGGCAGCGTTGCGCGACCGGTTGTATGAGACCACGATGGCGTCGGACGAGATCGCGGGCTTTCTGACCGAGGATCTGGCTCGCGCGGTCGGGTTGCCGCGTGGTGTGCCCGTCGCCGTGGGCGCCTTCGACGCACATCATGGCGCGGTTGGGGCGGGGATCAAGCCGGGGCGGCTGGTGAAGATCATCGGCACATCGACGTGCGACATCCTCGTCGGGCCGGAGCGGGCCGCGATCGCCGACATTCCGGGCGTGTGCGGTCTGGTTCCCGGTTCGGTCGTTCCCGGCATGATTGGCCTCGAGGCCGGACAGTCGGCCGTGGGCGACATCTTCCTCTGGTTCGCGCGCAACGGCTGTCCCGCCGAGTATCGCCGGGCCAGCGACGGCGCGTCGATCGCCGCGCTCGAACAGGCGGCGGCTGGGCAGAAGCCGGGCGCGTCGGGGTTGGTCGCGTTGGACTGGAACAACGGCAACCGCACGGTACTGGTCGACCCGCTGCTCAGCGGCCTGATGGTGGGGCAGACGCTCCATACGACGGCGCCTGAGCTGTTTCGCGCGCTGGTCGAGGCCACGGCCTTCGGCGCGTGCACGATCATCCGGCGCTTCGAGGAGCATGGGGTCGCGGTCCGTGAAGTGGTGACCTGCGGCGGCATTGCCGAGAAAAGTCCATTCCTGATGCAAATCTACGCGGATGTCTGCAACCGGCCGATGCGGATCAGCCGGTCGGCGCAGACTTGCGCGCTGGGCGCGGCGATTTTTGGCGCGGTTGCGGGCGGCGCGTACCGCACCACGGCGGCGGCTCAGAAGGCGATGACCGGCGTCAAAGACATCGTCTACAAGCCCATCGCGGCCCACGTCAAGGTTTACGCCGAGCTGTACGAGGTGTACCGCTCGCTGCACGACGCATTTGGCAAGACCGGTTTGCATCCCGATCTGGAGGGGGTGATGAAGAAACTCATCGCCATCCGCCAGAAGGCGCGGCAATAA
- a CDS encoding L-ribulose-5-phosphate 4-epimerase, giving the protein MLEALKQEVLEANLDLVRHGLVILTWGNVSAIDRRSGRVVIKPSGVAYDAMKVGDLVVTDLDGRVVEGALRPSSDLPTHLALYRAWPEIGGVVHTHSFHATMFAQACREIPCLGTTHADHFHGPVPVTRVLTEAEVTGDYEANTGAVIIERFCELAPAHVPAVLAANHGPFAWGASAREAVHNAVALEAVARMALGTLQINPGIGPIPTYVLEKHFGRKHGPNAYYGQAR; this is encoded by the coding sequence ATGCTGGAGGCGCTCAAGCAGGAAGTTCTGGAGGCCAACCTGGATCTGGTCAGGCACGGGCTGGTGATCCTGACGTGGGGGAACGTCAGCGCGATTGACCGGCGTTCGGGCCGGGTGGTGATCAAGCCCAGCGGCGTGGCCTACGACGCGATGAAGGTCGGCGACCTCGTCGTCACCGACCTCGACGGCCGGGTCGTGGAGGGCGCGTTGCGCCCCTCCTCCGACTTGCCGACGCACTTGGCGCTGTACCGCGCGTGGCCGGAAATCGGCGGCGTGGTGCACACCCATTCGTTTCATGCGACGATGTTCGCACAGGCGTGCCGCGAGATTCCGTGCCTGGGCACGACTCACGCCGACCACTTCCACGGGCCGGTTCCGGTGACGCGCGTGCTGACCGAGGCCGAGGTGACGGGCGACTACGAGGCTAACACCGGCGCGGTGATCATCGAGCGTTTTTGTGAGCTGGCTCCCGCGCATGTGCCGGCCGTGCTGGCCGCCAACCACGGGCCTTTCGCCTGGGGCGCCAGCGCCCGCGAGGCGGTGCACAACGCCGTCGCGCTCGAAGCCGTGGCGCGTATGGCGCTCGGCACACTCCAGATCAACCCCGGTATCGGGCCGATTCCGACCTATGTGCTTGAGAAACACTTTGGCCGGAAGCACGGACCCAACGCCTATTACGGGCAGGCCCGATAA